From the Thermoplasmata archaeon genome, the window GCGCGACGGCCCAGGTCTCCTTCGGCTACCTCTCCCTGACCTTGGACCACACCCAGTTCAACGCGGGCGACACGATCACCGCGACCGCCTCCCTCACCTCGACCCTGATCACGAGTCCGACGTACGTCTGGGCGGTCCAGGACGCGAGCGGCTCCGTGGTGGCCTCCGGCAACGGCTCCGCGACGAAGAGCTTCACGACGCCGAGCCCGTCGAGCAGCCGGTATGTGTTCCTCGTCACCGCGAGCCAGAATGGGCGGGCCGTGCAGGCGACGGCGACCGCGTACCGCGCGGACGGGTACTTCCTGTCCGTGAGCTTTGACAAGTCCAGCTACAACCCCGGAGACACGATGACGATCACGTACACGGTCAGCACAAGGGGCGTGTCCGTGCTCCCGTCCTCGTACCACTTCTACCTCCAGTTGTACGGAGTCACGTTCCGGTACGTAGACGCCTCCACGCCGACGGGCACCCTGACGCTCCAGGTGCCTGGGAACACGCCCACGGGCAACATCCTCCTGTACATTTCGGAGGGCAACACGGGTGCCTCCGTGTACGAGATCGTCCACGTGGGCGCCGTGAACCCGCTCGTGGCGGACATCGGCGGGGTGCCGCTCTTCGACATCCTGATCACCCTGCTGTTCGTCGTGCTCCTCCTGGCCGTGATCCTCCTGTGGCGCCGGACGGGCATGGGCCGCACGCCCCCGATCGCGGGGACGGGAAAGCCGAGCACCCCGCCGCCCCCGCCGCCCAGCGGACCGAGCCAGCAGGCCGCCGGACCGATGTCCGTCGCATGCAAGCACTGCGGCGCGTCCATCGAGATCACGACGAGCAAGCGGCCCATCGAGGTCATGTGCCCGTCGTGCGGCGAGACCCAGGTCGTGCAGTGAGCACGTAGGCCCCGTACGGGGCCTACCCCTTCCCCTTTCCGTTTTCTTCCCTTTTCTCTCAACCCGCGGAACGCCCTCGCTAGGCGCGCAGATTTTTGAACCGCACGGTCATCCGGGACCTTCCGGGTGAGCGGCGTTGGCAGATGCGGACGAACTCTTGGCCGCGGTGAAGGCCGACGATGCCGCAAGGGTGCGAGCGGTCCTCGGCCGCAACCCGTTCCTCCGACGCATGCGGACGCCCGAGGGCACGCTCGTCCTGACCGCGAAGCACCAGGATGCGGTATCCGCTCTAGCCGCAATCTTGGAGCACGTGAACGAAGACGAGCTCAACCTGTACGAGGCTTCGGCACTTGGCCGCGCCGGGCGACTGAAGACGATCCTTGGGCAATCACGCCGGCGCGTGAACGAGCCCGACGCACAGGGGTTCACCCCGCTAGGCCTCGCAGCGTACTTCGGGCAGCCGGACGCGGTCAAGGTCCTGTTGGACCACGGGGCCGTGATGGCCGCCGGGCGCGAGGGCGCGGACACGCCGTTGGGCATGGCCCGAGCCCGTGGGCACGAAGACGTCGTGGGGATCCTGGAAGCTCGCGGTGCCCCGGGCCCTTCGGATTCCCGAAAACCGTTATAGCCCACGCGCGACGTGGGGCCTCGCCATGTCCGAGGAGTTCCTGAAGGCGGTCCAGGCGGGTGAGCTCACGAAGGTGAAGAGCCTCCTGAAGGCGCAACCGGACCTCAAGGACACACGGACCTCCGAGGGCGTCCACGCCGCAGTCCTCGCCCTGTACCACGGCCACGCGGACGTCTCGAAGGCCATCCTCGCGGCGAGACCTGTGCTCGACGTCCACGCCGCGGCCACGGTGGGCGACCTCGCCCGGGTGAAGCAACTCGTCGAGGCGGACCCGAAGGCCGTGGCCTCCTATTCGGCGGACGGATTTCCGCCGCTCGCCCTGGCCGCGTTCCTGGGTCACCCGGCCGTCGTGGACTACCTGCTCGCGAAGGGTGCCGACGTGAACCAGGCTGGCAAGAACCGCGGCCGCTTCACGGCGCTCCCCGGCGCCGTGTCCTCAGGGCATCGGGACGTCGTCGAGCGGCTCGTGAAGGCCGGGGCGGACCCGAACTACTGGTACCAGGGCGGGTTGACCCCGACGCTCGTCGCCGCCGCGAACGGCAGCATCCCGATCCTGGAACTCCTCCTTGCCCACGGCGGTGACTTGAGCCAGGAGACCGAACAAGGGAAGACCGCGGTCTCCCTCGCGGAGGAGTACAAGCACCCGGAGATCGTGGACTGGCTCCGGAAGCACGGCGCGAAGTGAGCCTAGAGCTTCGCGACGACCTCGCCGATTCGGCGGACGGCCTCCGTGATCGTCTCCCTCGACGCCGCGTAGGAGAGCCGCTCGTGGCCCGCGCCCGCTTCGCCGAACGCGCTCCCAGGGGTGATCGCGACCTTGGCCTCCTTGAGAAGCTTCTCTCCGAGCGCGGCATCCTCCAGGGGCACATCAAACTTCGGGAAGACGTAGAACGCGCCCCCGGGACGGAACGTGGATACCTGGTCGATCTTCGCGAGTTCGGCACATATCAGATCGCGCCGCGCGCGGAACTCGGCGACCATCTTCCGGAGAGGCTCGGACGGGCCGCGCAGGGCCGCGACGCCGGCCTTTTGCGCGAACGCGGTGGCGCAGGTGATCGTGTGCTCTTGGACCTTGGAGATCTCCTTGAAGATCGGGGGCGGAGCGACGAGCCACCCGACCCGCCATCCCGTCATGGAGTACGTCTTGGAGAACCCGTTCACGGTGACCGTGCGGTCGAACATGCCGTCCAGCGAGGCGGGCGACACGTGCTCGCCCTCGTAGAGGATCTTCTCGTAGATCTCGTCGCTCACGACGACAAGGTCGTGGTCCTGGGCGAGGTCCGCGATCCCCTTCATCGTCGCACGCGGGTACACGGAGCCTGCCGGGTTCGAGGGGGAGTTCAGGATGATCAGCCGCGTGCGGGGCGTGATCTGCTCCGAAACGGCCTCCGCGGTCGGGACGAACCCTTCCTCGTCCGCGGCCCGCACGGGCACGG encodes:
- a CDS encoding ankyrin repeat domain-containing protein, translating into MADADELLAAVKADDAARVRAVLGRNPFLRRMRTPEGTLVLTAKHQDAVSALAAILEHVNEDELNLYEASALGRAGRLKTILGQSRRRVNEPDAQGFTPLGLAAYFGQPDAVKVLLDHGAVMAAGREGADTPLGMARARGHEDVVGILEARGAPGPSDSRKPL
- a CDS encoding pyridoxal phosphate-dependent aminotransferase, with amino-acid sequence MVRFAKRVTSIESSPTVRLSNLVTEMKARGEEILSLSVGEPDFPTPTHIVEAAKKALDEGFTKYTSSVGIRELREAIAEKSGKENRIPAKPENVLVSPTKHTLYMTCMALLEAGDEAIIPDPGWVSYGPMVVLAGARPVPVRAADEEGFVPTAEAVSEQITPRTRLIILNSPSNPAGSVYPRATMKGIADLAQDHDLVVVSDEIYEKILYEGEHVSPASLDGMFDRTVTVNGFSKTYSMTGWRVGWLVAPPPIFKEISKVQEHTITCATAFAQKAGVAALRGPSEPLRKMVAEFRARRDLICAELAKIDQVSTFRPGGAFYVFPKFDVPLEDAALGEKLLKEAKVAITPGSAFGEAGAGHERLSYAASRETITEAVRRIGEVVAKL
- a CDS encoding ankyrin repeat domain-containing protein; its protein translation is MSEEFLKAVQAGELTKVKSLLKAQPDLKDTRTSEGVHAAVLALYHGHADVSKAILAARPVLDVHAAATVGDLARVKQLVEADPKAVASYSADGFPPLALAAFLGHPAVVDYLLAKGADVNQAGKNRGRFTALPGAVSSGHRDVVERLVKAGADPNYWYQGGLTPTLVAAANGSIPILELLLAHGGDLSQETEQGKTAVSLAEEYKHPEIVDWLRKHGAK